CTGCGCGCGCTTCTTCTTCCAGACCGCGCAAATGGGTGACAGCCAGTCGCAAATGCTTCTCTTGGTCCGTTCGGTCGGAGGAGCCGAGCACCTGTCCCAGACTGATCAAGACATCCCGTTCTTGCTTCCGCAGCGCGGTCTGCGACCAGTGCGTTTCGATCGCGAGCCGAAGCGCTTCTTCCACGCTGGGAGCCCGTTCATCTCTCAGACTGTCCGACGCTGTCTGGAACATGCGGCCGATTTCTTCCGGCAGGCGGTTGCCCACCTTATGGAGGGCGCGCTGCAGCGGCGTCAAGCCGTAGACGATCTCGGTCTCCAACATCTGCAGGCCGACCAATAGCGCTCGCAGCTGAACGGGACGAGAGGCGTAATACCGCCCGATCTGCCACCCGACCATGGAGGCGGAAAAGAGGATCAGCACCGCGCCTATCAGCTTGACCATGCCGCTTCCTCCCTCTGTACGGACCGGAGATTCTGGTCGTAGATGCCTTGGATGGTTCCGACGCCGCGGGAACGATTCAGCACCAGGTAGCGGCTGAACACCCCGTTTTGCATCAATTTGCCGAGAGCCGGACGGCGTGCCACTTCTGCGACCTCCGCCCCGTGAGCCGAGCAGATGACGGACACTCCGGCGTGGATGGCTTCCCATACAGCCTCGCCGTCTTCCGGCCTGCCTACCTCGTCCACAATCAGCACATCGGGCGACATCGACCTGATCATCATCATCATTCCTGCCGCCTTCGGGCAGGCATCGAGCACGTCGGTGCGCGGCCCCACATCGCGCTGCGGCACACCGTTCAGGCATCCGGCCAGCTCAGAACGCTCGTCCACGATCCCCACCTTTCGGCTGGAAGACCATTCGTTCCCGTAGCTGATGCAGCGGGCGATATCGCGGAGCAGCGTCGTTTTGCCGCATTGGGGAGGAGAGATGATCAGCGTATTGTGGATGCGGCCGTCCTCGTAGAGATAGGGCAATACCTTGAGCGCCGCTCCTTTTTTCTCCCGGGCGATCCGGATGTTGAAGCTGGTCACGTCCCGGATTCCTTTGACCTCGCCCCTCTCCAGCACGACCTTGCCGGCAATCCCGATGCGATGGCCTCCCTGGACGGTGATGTAGCCGCGCTTCAACTCCTCCTCCAGGGTGTACAGCGAGTGCTGGCTGATCAGGCTGAGCAGTTTGACCGCCTGCTCTTCCGGAAAGGACCAGCCCTGTCTGGCGTTGGCCGTCAATAACCCCGCCTGTGTAACGTAGCTCGATTGCTGTCCATACCTTATTTCCAGCGGCTGATTCTGCCGTAGGCGTATTTCCTCCAAATGCTCTCTGACGGCGGAGGGTAATGCAGTCAGAATGTTGCGGATGGTCGCCGGCAAAATCGCCATAATCTCTTTCACGGCATATCCCCCCTCGTGGTCAGTGGTTGTACGTCTTTGTCCACGTTGACTTACCTCCATCCTATGCGCCGCTGGACGAGTATTATGCCTAAAACTGCTGTGGGGGCGAAGAAGTGTGTTTCCCTGCGCTGCTTCCCTCAGGCCTCGGAAAACAGCCCCGGAAAACAGCAAAAAACCCGGCTCTGTCTTGGCGCACTTCGGCCAAAAACCGAAGAGAGTGCCAACACAGCCAGGTTGCGGCGTTTACTATTTACTTGCTGAACAATTGCTGAACTGCGAGTCGACTGGGCATCCCCCTGTTAGGTCGGGTTGATCGCTTCGTGCCCTCTCTCTTGAGGCATCTGCTCGAAAACGTAGTGGCGATCCCCTTCTTCGTCCTCCCCCTCCGGGAAGTAAAGAATTTCATGGCAGGATGGACACTCGATTTCGTACGATGCGATAACTTGATCATCTTCCGAATCGAGCTCATAAACTGCCGCATCCTCATCGTCCTGTTCCGGGTAGTCGTCATCGAGCAGGATGGCTGTGTCATCGTCGCAGTCATCCACGATTGCGTACAGATCATCTTCATCGCCAAAGAGGTACAATTCCACATCATCCAGATCGTCGTCGATCGCCTCGACGTAATCCTCGGTTTCCTCGATTCTGGCGTGAAGCTCCCGGAACTGGCCGTACATATCGTCCATAATCTCGATCACTTCGGCCAGGATCTTGCCTTCATTGCTTCCTTGATTGACGTCCATGCCATCGGCCAAGCCTCGCAGATACGAAATACGATTTGCCAACTGTTCCAGCACGCGGAACCCTCCCCTGTTCGTTTACTCCTGCTATTCTTCCCGAGTTTTGGGGTGGTTACTTACGTTTTGGCGTAGCCATCATTTTCGAACACCGACGAAAATACAGACAATCCCGAGGAAAATCCACATGATTTTGGCAAAGCTGATCCGGTCCGACATGCCGATCAAACCGATCGTCGTCGTGGTCAGCAGTACCAGCGGACCCACAATCGCCAGCCCCGAGTTGATCAAGAGCGCCTTTTCCACCTGGTTTACCTTTAAAATGAACAGGGCAGCCAGCACCTCAATGCTCCCCGACATCATTCTGAGCGCCGCCATCCCGAGAATCGCCTTTTCCCACATCGCTCATGCCCTCCTCTCCCTTTACTCTATGCCCGTCCTCCACCGATTCATCACTCAAGCTGGGCACTTGCCTACAGGGCGATGGCTCACTTCCTGGCAAAACCGCACATAGACTAAAGCAAACGCCTAGAAGAAAAGAGGAAACTGCCATGTTTAACCGAGATCTTCCCTTCTGGCCTGCAGCGTGGACCGACCCGTCCCAAAGCAGGCAAGAAAAGCCGCGAGCAACCGGACTAACCATGGTA
This sequence is a window from Brevibacillus composti. Protein-coding genes within it:
- the spoIIIAB gene encoding stage III sporulation protein SpoIIIAB; this encodes MVKLIGAVLILFSASMVGWQIGRYYASRPVQLRALLVGLQMLETEIVYGLTPLQRALHKVGNRLPEEIGRMFQTASDSLRDERAPSVEEALRLAIETHWSQTALRKQERDVLISLGQVLGSSDRTDQEKHLRLAVTHLRGLEEEARAEQSRYEKMYKSLGFLCGLLVVILMF
- the spoIIIAA gene encoding stage III sporulation protein AA, whose product is MKEIMAILPATIRNILTALPSAVREHLEEIRLRQNQPLEIRYGQQSSYVTQAGLLTANARQGWSFPEEQAVKLLSLISQHSLYTLEEELKRGYITVQGGHRIGIAGKVVLERGEVKGIRDVTSFNIRIAREKKGAALKVLPYLYEDGRIHNTLIISPPQCGKTTLLRDIARCISYGNEWSSSRKVGIVDERSELAGCLNGVPQRDVGPRTDVLDACPKAAGMMMMIRSMSPDVLIVDEVGRPEDGEAVWEAIHAGVSVICSAHGAEVAEVARRPALGKLMQNGVFSRYLVLNRSRGVGTIQGIYDQNLRSVQREEAAWSS
- a CDS encoding CD1247 N-terminal domain-containing protein; this encodes MLEQLANRISYLRGLADGMDVNQGSNEGKILAEVIEIMDDMYGQFRELHARIEETEDYVEAIDDDLDDVELYLFGDEDDLYAIVDDCDDDTAILLDDDYPEQDDEDAAVYELDSEDDQVIASYEIECPSCHEILYFPEGEDEEGDRHYVFEQMPQERGHEAINPT
- a CDS encoding YqhV family protein; this translates as MWEKAILGMAALRMMSGSIEVLAALFILKVNQVEKALLINSGLAIVGPLVLLTTTTIGLIGMSDRISFAKIMWIFLGIVCIFVGVRK